In Humulus lupulus chromosome 7, drHumLupu1.1, whole genome shotgun sequence, the following are encoded in one genomic region:
- the LOC133791649 gene encoding uncharacterized protein LOC133791649, with amino-acid sequence MKQQTYKKRKDIHFKLGDLVLIKLQPSRQTTVVNRLNSKLCRRYFGPFQVIDRTCPVAYALKLPLGSRIHPTFHVSLLKPYHGATPLQYFPLPELSVANHPLMTPLAILATRIQLKNNKKVRQILVQWTLSSLEDATWEYFSTFIKLYDLANLEDKVVYGEGSSVTPAQPDSPIPLDPDVIEHQDLVTTQPMMESQPKETIANHEEGKNEGDTSNRKVRVKPFWLMDFVMLLES; translated from the coding sequence ATGAAGCAGCAAACTTATAAGAAGAGGAAAGATATTCATTTTAAGTTGGGTGATTTGGTGCTCATCAAGTTGCAGCCATCTCGGCAAACCACAGTTGTTAATCGATTAAATTCAAAGCTATGCCGCAGGTACTTTGGCCCATTTCAAGTGATCGATAGAACATGCCCAGTAGCGTACGCGCTCAAACTTCCACTCGGTAGTCGTATACACCCAACATTCCATGTCTCCTTGCTCAAACCATACCATGGAGCAACACCCCTGCAATATTTTCCTTTACCTGAGCTGAGCGTTGCAAATCATCCACTTATGACACCCTTGGCAATTTTGGCTACACGCAttcaactaaaaaacaacaagaaGGTACGGCAAATTCTTGTTCAGTGGACTTTGAGTTCATTGGAGGATGCCACTTGGGAATATTTTTCCACATTCATCAAGCTGTATGATTTGGccaaccttgaggacaaggttgtTTATGGGGAGGGAAGCAGTGTTACACCAGCCCAACCCGATAGCCCAATTCCTTTGGACCCTGATGTTATTGAGCACCAAGACTTGGTTACAACTCAGCCCATGATGGAAAGTCAGCCCAAAGAGACTATCGCCAACCATGAAGAAGGGAAGAACGAAGGTGATACCAGCAACAGGAAAGTACGCGTGAAACCGTTTTGGCTGATGGATTTTGTGATGCTCTTGGAGAgttga